The genomic region TTTCCCTCACATGGGCAAAGGCCCGGGCCACATCATCACATCTGGTAATACCACCAAAAATATTTATTAAAATGGCTCTAGGATTAGTGGAAAGTAATATTTCCAGGGCCTTAGCGGTGGCTTCGGTACTGGCCCCACCCCCGGCATCCATAAAGTTCCTGGGGCTACCCCCAAAATGGTTCAGCATATCCAGAGTAGCCATAGTAATACCGGCCCCGTTGGCCATCACAGCAATATCTCCGTCTAGCTCCACAAAGGAAATACCCAGCTCGGTAGCCCTTAATTCCAGTTGGCTGCGTTCCTCCACTCGGGGCAGCCAATCAGGCCAACGGAAAGATGCTTCATCGTCAATGTTAAACTTAGCATCAGCTGCCACCAGTTTATCGCCACTAACCACCAGCGGGTTAATCTCCACTAACTCCGCGTCGTACTTACGGAATATGGTGTACATTTTAACCAGTATGTCAGCAAATTGCTTGGCCTCACCGGCAGGCAAACCCATGCGGCGGGCCACTTCCCGTCCCATATAGGGTTGGATACCGCTATGCACATCCACATGCATTTTAACTAGCTGGTGCTCCGGAACTTCTTCTATATCCACTCCACCATAGGCTGAGGCAATGACCAGGGGCTTACGCCGGGCCCCATCCACGGTAATGGCCACATAATACTCCTTATCAATAGTTAACTTTTCTTCCACCAGCACCGCTTGCACCGATAGATCTTTAATTACCGTACCCAGCAATGCTTCCGCCGCCGCTGCGGCATCGGTGGCAGTAGCGGGAAACTTTATACCCCCGGCTTTGCTCCTGCCGCCAGATAATACCTGGCTCTTCACTACCACGGCTGGCAGCCCGGCGGCATACTCAGCCACCCCCGTCGGATTAAAAAAAGCCTGGCCCCGGGGTACCGGAATACCTTCTTTACGAAAGATATCCTTCCCCATATACTCGTACAATTTCATTATGGATAACCCCTCCTATTTTATTTTTCAGACTAATTAAAATATTCGTTATAAAAATATTATTTTCCTGTTAAAAGAGAGGTCAGGCTTTACTTTTTGACTCATTGTTGCTTAAAAATAATAAGAAACACCACAGGCAACCTGTGGTGTTTTGGGGTCAAATGTGATAATATTTTTTACCCTTTTGGGCATAATACCTTAGGTAGGTTGAGATTATCAACCTAATCTCCTCTCCCTTTCTCGCTGTATCTGATAAAGATACAGCCTTTTTTTAAGAGGATTCTTTTCACATCTTACTTCTCCAAGTCGGCCAGGTATTTTTCCACCTGCATGGCGGCAATGGCGCCATCGGCTACAGCGGTGACCACCTGGCGCAGGGGTTTTTGCCTGACATCACCGATGGCGAACAAACCGGGTATGTTAGTGGCCATTTTTTCATCTGTAATAATATAGCCCCGCTCATCCATTTCAACTAAATTCTTGACCAGATCGGAGTTGGCCCTGGTACCCACATAGACGAAAACGCCGTCAACCGGCACTTCAGTCAACTCTCCAGTTTGTACGTTTTTAATTTTAACTGCCTCTACTTTGTTTTCCCCCACAATCCGGTCTACCACTGAATGCCAGAGAAACTCAATTTTTTCATTTGCCATAGCCCGTTTTTGAATTAATTTGGTGGCCCGGAGTTCACCCCGGCGGTGAATAATATAAACTTTACCGGCAAATTTGGTTAGAAAGAGGGCCTCCTCTACAGCGGCATCCCCACCTCCTACCACAGCCACGGTTTTATCCCGGAAAAAGGCTCCGTCACAGGTGGCACAGTAGGAAACACCACGACCGTGAAACTTGCTTTCTCCCTCAACTCCAAGGTACTGTGGCTTAGCGCCGCTGGCTAAAATAACTGCTTTGGTTTTAAACGATTCGCCTCCGGCATAAACAATAAATTCTTCATCATGTCGTTCCAGCTTTTCGACATCTGCATTTAAAATTTCCAGGCCAAAAGAGCGGGCCTGTTCATCAAATTTCATAGCTAGGTCAATACCGCCAATACCACCTGGGAAACCAGGATAATTTTCTATCCACTCGGTGGCTGCCGCCTGCCCGCCGGGCATACCCCGTTCTATTAATATAGAATTTATATCAGCCCTGGCAGCATATAGCCCGGCTGTGTATCCGGCTGGACCTCCACCGATAATAACCAGATCTTTTTCCTGCATCCTAATACCTCCAAGTCAAAATCAATTCTGAAAAATGTCGACAATTGTAGTATCTCATTTTTGCAAATTGTAAGTCAAGTAGATACTTTTTAGTTAATAAATTTTTAATAAAAGTAAATCTTTTGCAGTCTGCCCAAGGCAATTTAATGGTCATTCAATTAAATATCTTTTTGTTTTTGTAAAATTGCTTTGGTTTCCCTGGCCGCCCGCTGTACCTGGGGGTCTTCGGCCGGGTTAGTAATTATTCGTTCCATATGTTTTAAGGCACTTACCATTTTAAGTTGACCCAAGGCCCGAATGGCATTTTCCCTAACCAGTGCCACCGGATCACTCAGGGCTGAAATCAGGGCAAAATAAAAGGACTGGTCAGCCATCTCCCCCATGGCCTGACAGGTACGCACCCGTACTAAACTGTCCCGGTCATTAATGGTTTTGCTTAATAAATTCACCGCATCCTTGCCACCCAGTTGGCCACAGGCCCAGATAATTTGTAAAAAAACCTTTTTCGGTACTCGCCGCTGCAGGGCTTTAAAACACATAACCACACTTGTATCTTTCCGACGAACTAGTTCACGAATAACCTGGATAGTAATTTCTGAATTTCTTCCTTGTAATACGGCGAGAGTCCGGGAAATCCTATCTTTGGCTTTACTGCGCAAAATATTTTGCACTTCATCAGCCAATTTAGGCACCACCAGAGGTACAATAAGTTTAGCCGCCCCTTCGGAAAGGGTCAACCCCTGTTCCGGCCCGGTATCATCCATCAGCAAATTAGCCTCCATCAAACGATCCAGCAAGGTGATAATTTGCTTTCTAGGCCAGTGGGCCAGTAAGCTATAAGCACAGGTTTTAGTAAAATAACTTTCCCCCGTAAGCCAGGGGGTCTTCGCCCCTTTAAGAATATCCGCAAAACGCTGGATGGTGACTTGCCTCTCCACCGAAAAGAGTCCTTCAAATAGTCGAATTAGGCCATCGGGGTCTAATTCAAGCCCCAGGTCCATGATGATTTGCTCGGCCTGTAATCTCTCATAATAGTTCTTAAATACCTTAAAGCGGTGCTGAAAGTCAATTAGCAAACGAATTTGACTAACCGTCAAACCGGCCAATTCTTTGTGGTTGACCAATTGCTCTTCCGACACATCCGCCAACCCCTCAATCACCTGTTGAAACTTGTAGTACTGCTTACGAAACTTCTCCAAATAAGCTTCCGGATAACCTGTACGTTGGGCAATTTCCGGCAGGCGGTGGCCAATGGTTAACATACGCAAAATGATTTCCCAGGGCTGCCATGGATGATTGTTGGAGAGGGGACTTTTGCCTAATACGGCTTTGGCACACAGCAAAATATCACCGGTTAAACCTTCGGCAAAGGTCGGCGGGTAGGCAAACTGAGAATTAAGTTTGCTGATTAGGATCTCCCGAAAGGTAGGATTATCTAAATACTGCCAGTTGGTTTTTAAACAGTGAACCAGATCAGGTATCACCGTATCCCGGAGGTAAGCTAAAGCCAGGGCGCTTTTGGGCCCGCCCCAATCTTCGGTAAACATTTTTTCCAACTCAATGGCCAAATTTCCTGCACTCTCCGGTGGTCTGGGTTGTACCTTTATATCCAAGGCCATCACATCCCCCAATTATAATCCAAAAGAAAAATATTCCACAGACAAGTAATATTATCCTTTTTAACAATTACCTTAGGCCTAACTTTACTCGAAGCCTTGCCTTATAAATATAGCATAAAAAGAAAGCAACAGGGTAAGGACGGTTAACAATATGGTGCCTACGGCACCCCGCTTATTTTTCTGCTGCCATAACCAAACCGCAAAAGATATGGTATAGGCCCCCACGGCCAAGGGTACTAAGGCCAGTAAATAGTTCATCCGTATCTACTCCTCGGGATAAGGCTCAGTTTTCCGCAAAAGGCCGGGTCGGCGAATGTTACTCTTACAAGTAACAGTGATATCGGCCTGGTCATAGATATCCTTCCAGTTTAGGCTTTCCCATTCTTTCCAGGAATTTAACTCTTTACGGTAAAAGCGGTCATAACGAAAAATATCACCCCAATCCTGTTCCCTGGTCTTGGCAATCAGTTCAGTAGCCAGTTTTTCCATTTCCCGGTCAAAGTTTTGCTCCAAAAATCTCTTGTTCTCCGGGCTTTCGTAATTTTCCCCGCTGGGAATAGACAGAAATTCTCCTTCTAAAAAGATGGTTTCTTTAATTTTAACCTGACCTTGCTCTATGGTAACTTTAATTTGTGGCTTCTTGGCTTGTTTTAATCTTAAGGACACAACCTTATCTTCATGCTTGGGATCAGGAAGGATAAAGATGCCCGTATCAAAGTCACCCCTTAAAAGTAGCATGGTGCGGGTTTCATCTCCGGTTAACTGGCCCACCATTTGATCATTACGAAAAACCGCTGATCCCAAAAATTCAGCTTTATTCTCCCCTGTTCTAGGCACCTCCCCGGCATAATAGGGTACCCTTAATGGATTCTCTACTGACTGTTTAACTTCATTCATCTGCTGTTCTGGCTGTTGACCGCCTTCTTTATTACTTCCCCCTTGTTTTCCTTGTTGCTGATCTTGTTGGGGCTGACCTCCTGCTTTTTTATTGATACCCACCAGGCTGACAACGGGCGAACTATGCAGTGATTTAATGGTAAAATAAAAATCATCAATATCAGTACGGGGAAAAAGCCCGAAAAACCGGCTGGAACGCT from Desulfotomaculum nigrificans DSM 574 harbors:
- the sucC gene encoding ADP-forming succinate--CoA ligase subunit beta, which translates into the protein MKLYEYMGKDIFRKEGIPVPRGQAFFNPTGVAEYAAGLPAVVVKSQVLSGGRSKAGGIKFPATATDAAAAAEALLGTVIKDLSVQAVLVEEKLTIDKEYYVAITVDGARRKPLVIASAYGGVDIEEVPEHQLVKMHVDVHSGIQPYMGREVARRMGLPAGEAKQFADILVKMYTIFRKYDAELVEINPLVVSGDKLVAADAKFNIDDEASFRWPDWLPRVEERSQLELRATELGISFVELDGDIAVMANGAGITMATLDMLNHFGGSPRNFMDAGGGASTEATAKALEILLSTNPRAILINIFGGITRCDDVARAFAHVRETTGIPVPIVIRLVGTNEQAGIEVLQQQGMSAYRNIDEAVVKVVELAAGKGALYSGDNH
- the trxB gene encoding thioredoxin-disulfide reductase → MQEKDLVIIGGGPAGYTAGLYAARADINSILIERGMPGGQAAATEWIENYPGFPGGIGGIDLAMKFDEQARSFGLEILNADVEKLERHDEEFIVYAGGESFKTKAVILASGAKPQYLGVEGESKFHGRGVSYCATCDGAFFRDKTVAVVGGGDAAVEEALFLTKFAGKVYIIHRRGELRATKLIQKRAMANEKIEFLWHSVVDRIVGENKVEAVKIKNVQTGELTEVPVDGVFVYVGTRANSDLVKNLVEMDERGYIITDEKMATNIPGLFAIGDVRQKPLRQVVTAVADGAIAAMQVEKYLADLEK
- a CDS encoding HEAT repeat domain-containing protein; the protein is MALDIKVQPRPPESAGNLAIELEKMFTEDWGGPKSALALAYLRDTVIPDLVHCLKTNWQYLDNPTFREILISKLNSQFAYPPTFAEGLTGDILLCAKAVLGKSPLSNNHPWQPWEIILRMLTIGHRLPEIAQRTGYPEAYLEKFRKQYYKFQQVIEGLADVSEEQLVNHKELAGLTVSQIRLLIDFQHRFKVFKNYYERLQAEQIIMDLGLELDPDGLIRLFEGLFSVERQVTIQRFADILKGAKTPWLTGESYFTKTCAYSLLAHWPRKQIITLLDRLMEANLLMDDTGPEQGLTLSEGAAKLIVPLVVPKLADEVQNILRSKAKDRISRTLAVLQGRNSEITIQVIRELVRRKDTSVVMCFKALQRRVPKKVFLQIIWACGQLGGKDAVNLLSKTINDRDSLVRVRTCQAMGEMADQSFYFALISALSDPVALVRENAIRALGQLKMVSALKHMERIITNPAEDPQVQRAARETKAILQKQKDI
- a CDS encoding Ger(x)C family spore germination protein: MEHKAKKYKLYSKIICLIILTALLTGCWGARETNEVAFVLAVGVDKVTNDQIEVTVAFANTLAFAAGSGGGGGGGGQVEPFVVTSVRGPSMLDCFKLLNSYIAREINLMHAKSFIFGEELARDGLEEHIRMLSRFREVRGNTYLYVCRGKAKDFLVNNKPKLETSPAKQFDLIERSSRFFGLFPRTDIDDFYFTIKSLHSSPVVSLVGINKKAGGQPQQDQQQGKQGGSNKEGGQQPEQQMNEVKQSVENPLRVPYYAGEVPRTGENKAEFLGSAVFRNDQMVGQLTGDETRTMLLLRGDFDTGIFILPDPKHEDKVVSLRLKQAKKPQIKVTIEQGQVKIKETIFLEGEFLSIPSGENYESPENKRFLEQNFDREMEKLATELIAKTREQDWGDIFRYDRFYRKELNSWKEWESLNWKDIYDQADITVTCKSNIRRPGLLRKTEPYPEE